The genomic interval AGAAGATGAGGCAGCAATGGCTCGCGGTTGAATTCAGGAAAAGGGTTCTCCTTATGCCAGTGATTCAATCCGGATTGAGCGGTAATATCGGTCCAGGGTATCAGGGTTGTATCCTCACCTATTGCGAGTCGGTTGAAGGCAAAAACCGGAAGTGAATCAGAGAATGCCACAGATATCGTCTTTCCCAGGCTATCCCACTGAATTGGTTGATATCCTCCATTGGGCCAGATCAACAAAACTGAATCGATCCTGGTTTGACGAATCCCGATCTGGAGAGGTACCTCCATGCTGGAAGCAAAGCCATGAACAGGAAATTTTTCATAGCTGCGCAATTCTTTTCCTGCATAAACCAATACCCTTGCCCCGATAGCCTGGCGATTTCCTGTCGGGCCCTGTAGTTGAATGTCCACGGAGGTTTCCGGTTGATCCGTATTGTTACGATAAACCTGTACCGGGTCTTCAATATTGCTGACCACAATATCCAGATCGCCATCATTGTCCAGATCAGCATATATCGCCCCGTTTGAATAACTCGGCCCATTGCCTTCTACCGATGTTGACCAGTCTTCAAAACGCAGGTCCTGCTGTTGATGAAAGAAATTGTTGGATATCTTTATTTCTGGAAAACGATTGGCCAGCGAAATGGCTTCCTGGGTTTTTCCCTCGTGCAAATCCTGTTGTACCTGTTTGTTGGAAACAAAACTGACATAGTCGATATCATTCATCCGCTTGGGTATGCCGTTGGAAACAAAGAGGTCGCGCCGCCCATCATTATCAAAATCCATCCAGAGAGGTGACCAACTCCAGTCGGTGGCATAAACACCGGCATACAGACCTATCTCGCTGAAATACCCATTCCCCCGGTTATATTGCAGATTATTCCGCGTGTATTGATAGCTGTATCCCACGCTTATTTTATGGTAAAAAACATCATAGTCATCTTCTCCCAGTGAACGCTTCAGAATATAGGGGTCGGAAGGAAGCATATCGGCTGAAATGATCTCCGGTGACCCATCCTGATTGATATCCGCGGCATCCACCCCCATGGAAAACTGACTGGTATGCCGAAGACGTTTTTCTCCCTCTTCCAGAAAACGGCCATTTCCCTGGTTGATATAGAGATAATCATTTTCATGAAAATCATTCCCAATATACAGATCGGGCCATCCATCATTGTTGAGGTCCGATGCCACTACCCCCAACCCGTACCCGATGGCGGAACTATTGATCCCGGATTCCCTGGTTACATCCATAAAATTTCCCTTCTCATTTTTAAACAGCCGGTCACCCGAAAGGGAATCATAAGTACCCAGAAACTGTTCCCGGGGTGCAAATGAGCCATTCTGATGTACGGCATGATTTAATAAGAATAGATCCAGGTCATTATCACGGTCCATATCAAAAAAGACAGCTTGTGTACTAAAGCCGGAAAAATCGAGTCCAAACATAGCGGCCCTTTCTTCAAATTCAGGCACTCCGTTACGAATCGTTTTACATACCAACAACTGGTTATGACTGCGCATACCCTGAAACCGTCCCACCCGGCAAACATAGATATCCAGCATTCCATCATCATTGATGTCTACTACTGATACGCCGGTTGACCATCCACCATCCTGGGGAATACCAGCGGCTTTGGAATGGTCTGTGAACTTCATATCGCCATCATTGAGATAGAGCTTATTGTCTCCCTGGTTGGAAGCGAAAAAAAGGTCCACCTTTCCATCCTGATTGAAATCTCCCGCACCAACACCCGAGCCATTATAGAAATACATGTAAGTAAACATGTTCATGCTATCGGTAGGAACGAGTTTATTGGCAAAGGATAAACCGGTCTGCTCCGCATGTAATACCGTAAACGGGGCTGGACTGTCCCTCTTCTTTTGGTTGCATGAAGTGAACAACAGTACACCGATCACCAGCAAATATGACCAACTTAATCTCATCGTTTTACAAACAATTGTGGAGCTTCCTGATTAACCAGAAATAAATAATAGGTTTCCTTTCCTGTCCTTCGAATACTGACGACCTCACGTACCATGCCTTTTAACCCGAGATCCGACTTCTCTGCCTGCCACTGTCTTTTCCCCTTATTTGTCAATACAGTTCCTTCACTGGCATCCAAACGCCCCAACTGAGGTTGAAAATCAAATTCATTTCCGGTTAAAACCAGATCGGGCAGTTGATCATTGTTCAGGTCGGTGATCAACACCGCTGCAACAGAGGAAAATTGTGCAGGATCGGGCAGATCGGTCAGCGTAAAATTTCCTTTCCCATTTCCCCAGGCTACAACCGAAGCCGAAGTTATTACCTGGCGTATCCTGGAGCTACTAACTTTTTCCTTCGAAAAAAGTTCGTTCATGGATCGGGAAGCATAGACATTGTTGCGAAGGTTTTGCTTTTTTAACAGAGGCAACTCACTTTCCATTTCATGTTTCATGAATACCGGTTTATCCAGTCCTCCAACACTTCGGCTGATCACCTTATCTACGCTTCCATTGTCATCATAGTCATTCAACCATAATTTGACCGGTTCGGCTAAACTGGGCCGCAGATAATAATTTTTACCATAATTACCCAATACCAGGTCCGGATTTCCATCCCCATCCAGATCGGCTGCTTTCACCGTTTGCCACCAACCCGGGTATTGTTCCAGGTCGGAATTTACTTTAACCATGCTTCCATTTTCCCAGTGATAGATAGCTGGTGACATCCATTCACCCACTACGACAAGTTCGTCGCCGGGTCGGTTGTCAATATTTACCCAAACCGCATCCGTTACCATACCGATCTGCCCTAACCCATTCATGGCCTTTTCAGCTACTTCGTTAAACTTCCCACTACCATCATTCAGATAAAGGTGGCTTTGCGGCGTATAGCCATATACTCCGGTAACACATCGGGCACCAACAAACAGGTCCAGATCGCCGTCATTGTCGATATCATTTGCCACAGCTACCGAAATATTATCGGCGTTTAAAGGAAAAGAATTTGCAGAAAGTGTAAAATTTCCTTTTCCATCGTTTACAAAATACCGGTGTTGCAATTCACGGCTCCCGGGAACAGCAGTATTTCCAGCGGCCCCGATAAACAGATCAGGATCGCCATCCTTATCTCCATCAAAAAACAAGGCCGCCCCATCTTCAAATTCCGAAAAGGCCAATAAAGCTGACTGGGGGTGTGGTGTAAATGATCCATTGGCTTGCTGCAAATACAATTGCCCGGGATTGCCTGTGCTCCCTCCTATGTAAATATCTTCCCACCCATCTCCATTGATATCTGCAGCCGCGCCAACCGGTCCTGGTTTGGAAAGCATGACCGGAATCGCGCGTTCGCGATAGAAATCGGTAAAATCATTTTCCAAATGCGTAGGAAAAACAGAGGCTTGTTGCGGGATCAGAAAATTATAGCCCACCACATGAATCGCCATTCGATTTAATGGCGATGCGGGTGAAAGAATATGATATTGATTCAGGGCTAAATTTGTTCTTGTCTCCTTCTTACCGTCGGGCCATTCGATCACCAGTGAATCCACCTGACGATCCCCCAACCCAAAAAGTAAGCGATACTCCACCGAAGATTGAAACCCCCGGCTGGGGTACAACTCCCGAATTAAGCGTTCCTGCCCGCAATACAAGGTCAGCTTTGTTCCTATTGCAAAAGGATTGGCTCCAACACCTTTAAGATTAAATCCGATAAAATGCCCCTTCCCCTTCTCGCTTCGGTTTCGAAGCACAAGCGCAGGCTCATTCACATTATTTACCACCAGGTCCAGGTCTCCGTCATTGTCCAGATCGGCATAGGCAGCGCCATTGGAAAAAGAATTTTGATCAAACCCCCATTGTTCTCCTATGTCTTCAAACTTCAAATTTCCTTTATTGCGAAATAGTTTATTGGGTACAGCAATAGAAGGAATGCGATCCACAAGATTGTGAATATCCTTCTTTCCGGTCATGATCAATTGCCTGCGAATTTCATCCGCGTCAAAGTCGAGAAAATCCTGATTGGTAAGATCCCTGAAAATTCCATTACACACATACAGGTCATTCCATCCATCATTATCCGCATCAAAGATCAAAGCACCCCAACTCCATTCCGACGCACTCACGCCGCTAAAATGGGCTATGTCCTTGAAATATCCGTTACCCTCATTTAACTGGAGTGTGTTTTGTAAAAATTGATGATAAAAGTCATTGTCTGACCGGAGCCGATACAGGTCAATATTATCAAACCGCAGCGTGGTCTTTAGCCGATAATCATCCGCAGGCAACATATCGGTAGTGAATATCTCAGGCCTGCCATCGTTATTGATATCGCCAATATCGGCGCCCATGGATGCATAGCTGGTATGTTGCATCCGCTCAACCAACTCATCGCTGAAGGTTCCATCCTGCTGGTTGATATATAGGTAATCCCGCTCAAAGAAATCATTGGCCACAAAAATATCAGGGTAATGATCGCCATTGATATCACCGACTGATACGCCCATCCCAAAACTCATTAAGGTTCCATGGATACCGGCTTCGCGGGTAACTTCGATAAATTTTCCATTGTCGTTGCGATAAAGATGATCTCCTCCTCCCTTGAATCGTTCTTCAACTAACCATTTGCGTGCTTCCAAATTGCGTAAACGGGGATACCCAAGGCCACTGATCTCCACCGGGCTGTTATCAATTTGAAAACAATCCAGATCACCGTCCAGATCATAATCAAAAAAGCTGACCTGGGTAGTATAGCCAGCATGGTCCAACCCATAAGCTGCCGCCTGCTCGGTAAACCCCAGTTGATGATCATTGATATAAAGTTGATTTTTCCGAAGACCGGAATCATGCATGTTGCCCGCATTACACACAAAAATATCCAACCATCCATCTGCATTTATATCAGCCATGACGACGCCTGTGCTATACTGTTGCTTCGGACCAAAGCCAGCCCTTTCCGAAATGTCCTCAAAGGTCCAATTGCCTTTATTCAGAAATAATTTATTGGGGCCCTGGTTCGCTGTAAAAAAAATATCAACCAGCCCATCGTTATTAATATCACCGGTTGCTACTCCACCGCCATTGTAAAAATTCCGGTAATTGACAATATTCAGGCTGTCCGTATCCGTCACCCGGTTATTGAACTCGATCCCGGTGTTCGCCACTTCCTCAAACAGGGTCTCTGTTTTGGAAGGAGTACACCCGGCCAACACAACGCACAAGATCAAAATATAGAATGATTGAAGCCGCATAAATAAATCTCGAAATATCAGTTTTATCTCCTTGATTGAACACTATATAGAAGAGGGCGGTCATTATTCAGTACAAAAATGACACTACGGCCGGTACGCTTTGCGATCGGAAAAATGGCTCTTACCTCTCCTCGGATCGTTAATCCTGTTCGGGAAACATCCTGCCAGGTGAAATTTCCCTTGCCGTCATTCAGCAGGACCTCACCAAAATTTGCATCCAGTTTCTCAAATTGGGGAAGGAACCCAAATTGATTTCCTCCGGTCACAAGATCCATGGTGCCATTGCCATCCACATCCAGGGGTAAGAAGGCATTGATACAGGATAACTGTGACATTACCGGTAGCTTTCGAATCTCGAAACGGCCATCTCCCAGGTTGATAGCAATACAGGAGGAAGGATAATTGAAAAGACGTACTGAAGACGTGCGTATCAGTTCCTTTGAAAAAAGATCCTGTACACTTTTCTCCGCATAATCTTTATGCTTGAGGTTTTGTTTTTTGATGGAAGGCAATTGATCCTGGAGGTCATTCTTCAGGAATACAGGCATATCCCTTCCATGAATAGTGTATGACAATAAAGTATTGGCATATTCATTTCCATCATAATCATTTCGCCAGAGCTTCGCGGGATTTTGGATATCCGGGCTCAGGTAAAAATTTTCACCAATATTTCCCAACACCAGATCAAGCCGGCCATCTCCATTAAAGTCCTCCGCACCTACCGTTTGCCACCAGCCCGACAATGCTTCCAGATTGGTTTTAACCTCAGTCATTTTTCCAGACCTGTATTCAAAGATGCGGGGGGTCATCCATTCCCCTACTACCACCAGTTCTTTTCCCGGGTGAGCGGTCATATCTGCCCAAATAGCACTGGTCACCATTCCAAGTTTTGAGAAAACCGGGTTGAGTTCCTCGGATTTGTTGAGAAACTTTCCTTTTCCATCATTCACCAACAGGAGGCTACGCGGGTCACGGCCATATTCACCAGGATAACTTCTTGCCCCAATAAAAAGATCGGGAAATCCATCACCGGTAAAGTCGTACTCCGCCATAGCCCCTGCATTCATACCTAAGGAAGGCATAGCCCCTGCATCCAGGGTAAAGAGCCCGGTTCCGTCATTCCGGTATAGTCGCAATTCCAACTCCCGACTATTGGGCGAAAAATTGTTGCCCCCCGGGGCGATAAGTAAATCCTGATCGCCATCTTTTTCTGCATCAAAGAATATACTGTGTACCTCCTCGAAATCGCGAAAAGGGACAAAGGCAGGTTGTTCTTTCTTTATGAATCTACCGTCCGTTGTTTGCAGATAAATATTTCCTGTAAATCCGGAAGCCCCTCCGATAAAAAGATCGGTCAGGCCATCTCCATTAAGGTCAGCCACTGAACTGGCAGGTCCTTCGCGCGAAAGAATGCGGGGGATGCCCCTTTCATTATAAAAATCGACATAATCATTTTCCTGATGCCTATCCAACGTGGTATCCACCCCTGTAAAAAATGGGGAGTCGGAGGTGGCAAGTGTAAATGCCCGAAAAGGCTCAGCAGGCAAAACCGATTGTTTCCAGTAGTGAGTTTGATCGATCCCCGGTGCGGTAACCTTGCTCACGGTTCGATCGGGCCAGGTGATAATCACCGAATCGATCCTGGTGATAGCCCCTAAGCCAACCACCAGTACATTATCCATCGATGATTGAAACCCGCGACTGGGAACCTGTTCACGAGTCAATATCTGATCGCCGGCATAAACCTGCACCTTTGACCCAATCGCAAAGCGATTCTTCCCGTTACCCTCCAGCGACACCGAAATATAATGGGAAGCCGTTTGTTCCCTTGAGCGGTTTCGGTAGATCAATGCCGGTTGGTTTTCATTACTGATGACAAGGTCAAGGTCACCATCCCCGTCAAGATCTCCATAAGCCGCACCATTTGAAAGTGTCGGCTTGTCCAGGCCCCACTCTTTCCCTATATCAGTAAACCGAAGGTCTTTATTGTTACGGTAAACTTTATTGGGTAAGGGGGTTTGGGGAATTTTTTTAAGCACCTGTTCGATCTCGTCCTTTTTTCCTGTCATCACCATATTCTGGATAACATCATTGGCAAAGAAATCCATGAAGTCCAGGTTTGTCACATCTCGGTTCACTCCATTACAAACCAGGATATCATTCCAGCCATCATTATCCATGTCAAACATCAGGGCACCCCAACTCCAGTCTGTAGCCACCACTCCGGCATAGCGGGCAATGTCCACAAACTGGCCGTGCCGGTTATTTAATTGAAGACAGTTTTTAGTGTATTGATAATAGAATCCTGCATCCCGTTTGCTGTTGAACAAGCTGATATTGTCAAAAGAGCCGGTGGTCTTAAGGCGGTAATCATCCAGTGCCAACATATCTGTTGTAAAGAGATCGGGATAGCCATCATTGTTGATATCCCCTATATCCGTCCCCATGGAGGAAAAACTGGTATGTTGCACCCATGCTTCGAGTTCGTCTTTAAATGTACCATCGCGCTGATTGATATAAAGATAATCGCGTTCATAGGAGTCGTTGGATACAAACACATCCGGATACCCATCGTTGTTGATATCCCCTACAGAAACGCCAAGTCCGAAACTGATAAGGCCACCATGGATACCGGCCTCTCGGGTAACTTCCTTAAAATAACCATTATCATTTCGGTAAAGATGATCTCCTCCCCCGCGAAGAAAAGGCGCAATCTTCCACGCACTGTCAGGCAGGTCGCGGCGGTTTGCAAAATTGAGTTGATTGATCGGAATAGGGCTGTTATTGATCATAAAACAATCCAGATCCCCATCCAGGTCATAATCAAAGAAAGAAACCTGGGTGGTATAGGCGGAAATACCCAGGCCATATTCGTCAGCTGATTCAGTGAAATGAAGATTGTGGTTGTTGATATAAAGCTTGTTCTTGCGCTCTCCGGTACCCATGTGCCCGGAGGTGCTGACATAGATATCCAGCCATCCATCGGCATTGATATCTGCCAGGCAAACACCTGTGTTCCATTTGTCATCGGGTAGTATGCCGGCTTTCTCCGAAATGTCTTCAAATTGAAAATTGCCTTTGTTGAGGTACAGTTTATTCGCCCCGGTATTGGAGGTTAGGAATATGTCGGGCAAACTGTCGTTGTTGATGTCACCAATACCTACGCCACCACCGTTGTAGAAATTTCGGAATAGAAAACTGTTCTCCAGGCTATCATCAATAACCGTATTAACAAACTCTATTCCGGTTTGCTTCATTTCTTCAAACAATGGCACCACTTCTTTTGAAGGAGCAGAACAGGCCCAGATGCCCACCAGGTAACAACATCCCAAAAATCGCCGCATCATCAGATGAAAAAAGTTAATACAAAAATTTCAATAATAGCGAAAGGTCATTGTTGACAATGACCTTTCGCTAAATTATTCAAATATTACGGTATACCCGCTTAGTAACCGGGGTTTTGAGTCAGGTTGGGGTTTCCGGCAATGGCAGTAGTCGGAATGGGGAATATCAGGTATTTGGCATCTGAGGTTCCTGGTTTGGTTGTTCCAAACGGAGCCAGGAATTTACCAAAGCGTACCATATCATTCCTTCTCCAAGCTTCCCAATAGAGCTCACGTCCTCTTTCATCCAGAAGGATATCCAGCGTTAAGGCGCCGAGGTTGGAGGCTCCACGTTGTGCCCGTACGGTGTTTACAGTGGCAAGGGCGCCTGCTGTATTACCCGAACGGAACTGGGCTTCAGCCACCATCAGCAATACATCGGCGTAGCGCAGGAGCACCATGTCGTTGTCAGCCACATCTTTATCGGAAGAGAAGTCAGCCTTCATATCCGGTACATATTTCACCACGCGGATACCAGGGGTTTCCACATTACCGGTTACAATAGAGCTGATGTCGCGGGAATAGAACAGGTCATTACCTGAACGATCCTTCAACTTATTACCGTTTTTATCATACTGCTGACCATACAGCAAACCTACACGCATACCTGTTTGATCAGAGAAACCGATCACAGAATCACCACGACGAACATCGGAAGCCTCAAATTTATCGTAGAAGCTTGCCAGGGTGGTAAATCCGTTCCAGCCAGAAGGATTCTGGTTGTAGTGCTGGCTGGCATGCCAGTGGAAACGTACGTTACCCGATTCGGTAGCGGTATTTTCATTGGCAAAGATCAACTCAGGAGAAATCTGCGTATTGTTGGGTTTAAAGTTATTGAAGAATGGAGCCAGTGAGAACTGACCACTTGCAGTGATCTCATTACCCAAAGTGATCACCTGGGTCATGTCGGCAGCAGCAAAAGTGGGTGTTGCCCTGTTGCTGTAAACCCCTCTATTGAGGTAGCACTTCATTAACAGTGCCTTGGCTGCCCATTTGTTGGCTTTGCTGGCGGGTCCATTACCCAGATTAGGAATAGCCGTATTTAAATCAGCAATGATCTTATCCAATGCATCTGTTCCTTTCAATACCTGAGAAGGATTGAGCAGGTTCTCGCCCGGGTCGCGGAACGGCACCTGATCATACAGATCAAGAATATAGAACATGGCATAGGCACGCAGCATCAGCGCTTCCGCTTTGATGGCATCCGAGGGATTGAAATTGAGCAGGTTGGTCGTATTAAATACGATCGTCGAAAGGTTGTTGAAGTTCTCCCGGATCCGTTGGTTCTCTGCATTCCAGGTTTGCTGGTGCAATACGCGCCAAACCCCGTTATCGTCCCAGTCGCCACCGCGGGTAGGTCCGATACAGACATCGGTACTCATATCTTGCAGACAGAATACACCGGTTTGATCCTGGAAGGGACCACGGAAGGAGTTATAACATCCTTTCAGAAGGTTGCTGATATCCGCATTCTTACGGGCATCTTCGAAAGTGATGTCTCCCTGAAGCTTCTCCTCCAGCTGACTACAGCTGGCCAGGCCCAGGGCCAGGACGGAGGTGATTATAAATTTATTTTTCATTTTCATATGCAAAGAGTTGGGGTTTATAACGAAATGTTTAAGCCAAAGATCACGCTGCGGGCCGAGGGATACGGTGTGTGCTCAATACCAAATGATGGTACGTTATCCACGGGCTTAGGCGTATTTACTTCCGGATCAAACCCGGTATAATTTGTGATCACAAACAGGTTCTGACCAGTTACATACACATTCACATTGCGGAAGGATTTCCCCAGTTGGCCTACATTGTACGAAAGTGTCATATTGGCCATTTTCAGGTAGTTTCCTTTTTCCAGATAACGGTCAGATACCGGCTGAGCATTGGCTTTGTTCTCCAAGGCTCCAGGAGTATAAAC from Chitinophagales bacterium carries:
- a CDS encoding VCBS repeat-containing protein, coding for MRLSWSYLLVIGVLLFTSCNQKKRDSPAPFTVLHAEQTGLSFANKLVPTDSMNMFTYMYFYNGSGVGAGDFNQDGKVDLFFASNQGDNKLYLNDGDMKFTDHSKAAGIPQDGGWSTGVSVVDINDDGMLDIYVCRVGRFQGMRSHNQLLVCKTIRNGVPEFEERAAMFGLDFSGFSTQAVFFDMDRDNDLDLFLLNHAVHQNGSFAPREQFLGTYDSLSGDRLFKNEKGNFMDVTRESGINSSAIGYGLGVVASDLNNDGWPDLYIGNDFHENDYLYINQGNGRFLEEGEKRLRHTSQFSMGVDAADINQDGSPEIISADMLPSDPYILKRSLGEDDYDVFYHKISVGYSYQYTRNNLQYNRGNGYFSEIGLYAGVYATDWSWSPLWMDFDNDGRRDLFVSNGIPKRMNDIDYVSFVSNKQVQQDLHEGKTQEAISLANRFPEIKISNNFFHQQQDLRFEDWSTSVEGNGPSYSNGAIYADLDNDGDLDIVVSNIEDPVQVYRNNTDQPETSVDIQLQGPTGNRQAIGARVLVYAGKELRSYEKFPVHGFASSMEVPLQIGIRQTRIDSVLLIWPNGGYQPIQWDSLGKTISVAFSDSLPVFAFNRLAIGEDTTLIPWTDITAQSGLNHWHKENPFPEFNREPLLPHLLSTEGPALAVADINGDALEDFFIGGSRRNPGAVYIQDAKGQFKALPQSALLLDSLYEDVDAVWTDINRDGFPDLIAASGGNEYFGQDKHLLPRVYINNGKGNLTRMPDAIQGIYTTQSCIAASDFNGDGYMDLFLGGRTIPWEYGDIPHSYLLQNDGKGRFVDVTTKYIDTSRLYGMVTDVEWVDWDNDGQNDIILSYEWGGVKAFLFKKDRFEERILTDRKGWWNSLYVDDLDGDQDLDLLVGNLGLNSRLTASREEPVRLYYSDFDGNGKREQVLTYYLAGRELPFANKDELERQIPLLKKKYLYAEDFAKAGLNDLFPPEKRKKGLTWEADYFSNAVLINEQGRETRLEALPWQAQWTPVRAAGVFYTKDSANKRYFITGNYEGNNIQMGRYDAGMGAVLARGANGLWNSGPLRGMDIPYQVRQIRKIHIGAEQKEAMLLAVNDGPLKLYSIR
- a CDS encoding VCBS repeat-containing protein yields the protein MANTGIEFNNRVTDTDSLNIVNYRNFYNGGGVATGDINNDGLVDIFFTANQGPNKLFLNKGNWTFEDISERAGFGPKQQYSTGVVMADINADGWLDIFVCNAGNMHDSGLRKNQLYINDHQLGFTEQAAAYGLDHAGYTTQVSFFDYDLDGDLDCFQIDNSPVEISGLGYPRLRNLEARKWLVEERFKGGGDHLYRNDNGKFIEVTREAGIHGTLMSFGMGVSVGDINGDHYPDIFVANDFFERDYLYINQQDGTFSDELVERMQHTSYASMGADIGDINNDGRPEIFTTDMLPADDYRLKTTLRFDNIDLYRLRSDNDFYHQFLQNTLQLNEGNGYFKDIAHFSGVSASEWSWGALIFDADNDGWNDLYVCNGIFRDLTNQDFLDFDADEIRRQLIMTGKKDIHNLVDRIPSIAVPNKLFRNKGNLKFEDIGEQWGFDQNSFSNGAAYADLDNDGDLDLVVNNVNEPALVLRNRSEKGKGHFIGFNLKGVGANPFAIGTKLTLYCGQERLIRELYPSRGFQSSVEYRLLFGLGDRQVDSLVIEWPDGKKETRTNLALNQYHILSPASPLNRMAIHVVGYNFLIPQQASVFPTHLENDFTDFYRERAIPVMLSKPGPVGAAADINGDGWEDIYIGGSTGNPGQLYLQQANGSFTPHPQSALLAFSEFEDGAALFFDGDKDGDPDLFIGAAGNTAVPGSRELQHRYFVNDGKGNFTLSANSFPLNADNISVAVANDIDNDGDLDLFVGARCVTGVYGYTPQSHLYLNDGSGKFNEVAEKAMNGLGQIGMVTDAVWVNIDNRPGDELVVVGEWMSPAIYHWENGSMVKVNSDLEQYPGWWQTVKAADLDGDGNPDLVLGNYGKNYYLRPSLAEPVKLWLNDYDDNGSVDKVISRSVGGLDKPVFMKHEMESELPLLKKQNLRNNVYASRSMNELFSKEKVSSSRIRQVITSASVVAWGNGKGNFTLTDLPDPAQFSSVAAVLITDLNNDQLPDLVLTGNEFDFQPQLGRLDASEGTVLTNKGKRQWQAEKSDLGLKGMVREVVSIRRTGKETYYLFLVNQEAPQLFVKR
- a CDS encoding VCBS repeat-containing protein; its protein translation is MKQTGIEFVNTVIDDSLENSFLFRNFYNGGGVGIGDINNDSLPDIFLTSNTGANKLYLNKGNFQFEDISEKAGILPDDKWNTGVCLADINADGWLDIYVSTSGHMGTGERKNKLYINNHNLHFTESADEYGLGISAYTTQVSFFDYDLDGDLDCFMINNSPIPINQLNFANRRDLPDSAWKIAPFLRGGGDHLYRNDNGYFKEVTREAGIHGGLISFGLGVSVGDINNDGYPDVFVSNDSYERDYLYINQRDGTFKDELEAWVQHTSFSSMGTDIGDINNDGYPDLFTTDMLALDDYRLKTTGSFDNISLFNSKRDAGFYYQYTKNCLQLNNRHGQFVDIARYAGVVATDWSWGALMFDMDNDGWNDILVCNGVNRDVTNLDFMDFFANDVIQNMVMTGKKDEIEQVLKKIPQTPLPNKVYRNNKDLRFTDIGKEWGLDKPTLSNGAAYGDLDGDGDLDLVISNENQPALIYRNRSREQTASHYISVSLEGNGKNRFAIGSKVQVYAGDQILTREQVPSRGFQSSMDNVLVVGLGAITRIDSVIITWPDRTVSKVTAPGIDQTHYWKQSVLPAEPFRAFTLATSDSPFFTGVDTTLDRHQENDYVDFYNERGIPRILSREGPASSVADLNGDGLTDLFIGGASGFTGNIYLQTTDGRFIKKEQPAFVPFRDFEEVHSIFFDAEKDGDQDLLIAPGGNNFSPNSRELELRLYRNDGTGLFTLDAGAMPSLGMNAGAMAEYDFTGDGFPDLFIGARSYPGEYGRDPRSLLLVNDGKGKFLNKSEELNPVFSKLGMVTSAIWADMTAHPGKELVVVGEWMTPRIFEYRSGKMTEVKTNLEALSGWWQTVGAEDFNGDGRLDLVLGNIGENFYLSPDIQNPAKLWRNDYDGNEYANTLLSYTIHGRDMPVFLKNDLQDQLPSIKKQNLKHKDYAEKSVQDLFSKELIRTSSVRLFNYPSSCIAINLGDGRFEIRKLPVMSQLSCINAFLPLDVDGNGTMDLVTGGNQFGFLPQFEKLDANFGEVLLNDGKGNFTWQDVSRTGLTIRGEVRAIFPIAKRTGRSVIFVLNNDRPLLYSVQSRR
- a CDS encoding RagB/SusD family nutrient uptake outer membrane protein is translated as MKMKNKFIITSVLALGLASCSQLEEKLQGDITFEDARKNADISNLLKGCYNSFRGPFQDQTGVFCLQDMSTDVCIGPTRGGDWDDNGVWRVLHQQTWNAENQRIRENFNNLSTIVFNTTNLLNFNPSDAIKAEALMLRAYAMFYILDLYDQVPFRDPGENLLNPSQVLKGTDALDKIIADLNTAIPNLGNGPASKANKWAAKALLMKCYLNRGVYSNRATPTFAAADMTQVITLGNEITASGQFSLAPFFNNFKPNNTQISPELIFANENTATESGNVRFHWHASQHYNQNPSGWNGFTTLASFYDKFEASDVRRGDSVIGFSDQTGMRVGLLYGQQYDKNGNKLKDRSGNDLFYSRDISSIVTGNVETPGIRVVKYVPDMKADFSSDKDVADNDMVLLRYADVLLMVAEAQFRSGNTAGALATVNTVRAQRGASNLGALTLDILLDERGRELYWEAWRRNDMVRFGKFLAPFGTTKPGTSDAKYLIFPIPTTAIAGNPNLTQNPGY